In Mycolicibacterium nivoides, the DNA window CGCCCGCATCCGCACCGACCGCTCCGGTTTCGGTGGCACCGACTGTCCCGGTGCCCATCGATCCCCTGCCGCGGCGCATCGCCTTCGGCGGCGCGGCCATTTGTGTAGCCGCGACGGTCCTGACCGCATTGATTCTGGCGGCCAACCGGTTACGCCGGCGCCGCCCGGATGCCGGACACGGTGTCACGAACGACTGATGCCGCGTCACGGTTGAGTTCGGGGCCGCGCGGCAGCATGGCCAGCATCGGCCACGGCGCGGGGACAGCGCTGGTGCCCAGACCGAGTTGTTCGGCGGTCTCCCCGTCGCGGATCCCGAACAGCACACCGAGATCGTTCAACAGGTACCGCGGTCCACCGGCGGCCGCCCCGCGGATGACGCTGCCGGCCTCAAGCAACACGCTGCGGCCCGCCGGGATCTGCGTACGATCGATGTTCGGCCCCTCGCCATCAGCCTGTGCGAGCTGCATGCTGCCACCCGGCAGCGAGTCAGCCATGGCCACAGTCGTATTCGTGTCGGGTCCAGGCCGCCTCGGATCCCAGCGGGCGCACACCACCGCTCTTCCACGAGGCAGCACCCGCTCCGGAAACCGGGCCACAGCGAGTCCGGCGGCGACCGGCACGTCGGCCACCACGTCGGCGGGAACGACGGGCGGTTCGTCGTGTGGCTGCGCCACGCCGAAGCGGATGACATCGGCCGCCACCCGGTCGATGCGCTGCAGCCCGTCGGCGAGCACCACGTAGAACTCGGCGGGACCGGCACGCACCACGCGGATCACGGTGCCCACCGTGATTCCTCCCAGCCCGGCCGGTCCGGGAGTGCCCACTCCCGGGATCGTGGGCGCCTGCAGGGCAGGAGCCTCGGGTACGGAGTCGAGAAGGGCTTGCGAAACCGGCTGAGCGGAAACACCTTCCAGGTGCAACGCCCGCACGACGGCGATGTCGCGAAGATCCACCCGCGCCCGCCACCCGTCGGCAAGCAGGTAGGTCGATCCTCCCACCGCGCGTGCTGAGACCAACAGGGCCTGACCGCTGAGCAGTGGCGAGATCTCGGGGCCGGCCCGGCCCGCTACCAGCACGGTCTCGGTGGGTTCGGCGACATCGCAGGTCGCCCAACCTGACTCGTCCAGGTTCAGCGGCCGGTCGATTTGAGTGGGAGCGCCCGGTATCCCGACCAGCGGTCCGCGGCGGAACTTCGCGATCACAGCATCGTCGACCACGACCGGATTCGCCGGTGCGCCGACGATGAGCCGGGCCGAAGCGAGGTTGAGCACGGGATGCACGGTGTCGCCGATGCGCACGTACAGCGCGCCGGTGTCACGCGTCATCAGGATCGGCGCGTCGCCGGGCGCCGAGCCCGGACGCACCAGTGCGAGCGCCGCGCACACCCCGATCGCGACGGCCGCCAGTACGCACCCCGCACCGTAGGCCACCGCTTGTGCGCGCAATGGATCGTCGAGCATGCGGGCGTCACCGCGAACCAGCGCATGAGCCATGCGCCGCAGCAGGAATCGATGTCCGCTGAGCTGTAATCGAGTGGCCGATCGCCGTACCATATGTCCCCCGTGCGCAACCCTAACCCGGCCGGGGACAGCGTGATTACGCCGATTCAGTCCTCGCGCTGGCGTTGACGGTAGGCCGCGACATGCTGGCGGTTGCCGCAGTTGCCGGTGTCGCAGAAGATCCGCGAGCGGTTACGCGACAGGTCGGTCAGCACCGCCTCACAGTCCGGGGCCGCGCAGATCTTGAGACGCCGCAGTTCGCCGCCGCGGATCAGGTCCGCCAGCGCCATCGCCATCTCGGCGCCCATGCGCTGCGCCAGCGGGTCGTCGACCGAGGCCAGGTGCAGGTGCCATTCGGGCATCTCCTTGTGCCGCGTCAGCCACGGTGCCGCCTTGGTGTCGCTGAGCAGGGCGTTGACCCGACGGACCGTCTCCTCCTCGTCGTCGGCCACGGCCCAGATCTCCCCGACGCGCCTGCGCAGCGCGCGCACGGCCTCCAGTTCGGCATCGTCGCGGTCACGCCGGCCGGTCCAGCCGAAGTCATCCAGGTAGGCGTTCAGGTCGGCCTGGTCAGACAGTTGTTCGCCTTCTACCCGATCGGTGTTCACCAACACCATCGCTGCCCGGAGTGTGAGCTCCGTGTCATAGGTAAAAAGCATTTGACTCATGACCCCCTGTCGCCGTAAGTTCTACCCTACTGTCATTACCATAGTCGATTTTACTCATGACATGCCCCAGGGGAGGTGTTCCGATGACTGCCGAAGCCCAGCTCGACCGCACGACCGCCGATAACCACTTCCGGCTCGGCCTCTTGTTCGCCGTCAGCTCCGCGCTCGCCTTCGGCTCGTCGGGCCCGTTCGCCAAAGCCTTGATGGAATCCGGCTGGAGTCCCACCGCCGCCGTCACGGCCCGGCTCGCCGGCGGCGCGCTCATGATGGCCGCGTTCGCCAGCGTCGTCCGGCCCGGCTGGATCCGCGAGGTGCTCGGCCACGCCAAGACCGTCGTCGGCTACGGCCTGATCCCCATCGCCGGCGCGCAACTCTGCTACTACAACGCCGTCGCACACCTTTCGGTCGGCGTGGCCCTGCTTTTGGAGTACACCGCGCCGATCCTGGTCGTCGGCTGGGTCTGGGCCACCACCCGGCACCGCCCCAGCGCCATGACGTTCGGCGGCGTGGGTGTCGCCATCGCCGGCATCGTCCTGGTGCTCGACGTGTTCAGCGGCGCCCAGATCAACCTCGCCGGCGTGACCTGGGGCCTGGCCGCTGCGGTGTGTGCCGCCTGCTACTTCATGATGTCCAACAAGGCCAGCGCCGACGGCGACGGCCTCAGCCCGATCAGCCTGGCAGCCGGCGGTCTGATCGTCGGCACCGCTGCCGTGGCGCTCCTCGGCGTCACCGGCGTGATGCCGCTGATCTTCACCACCAACCCCGTCACCATCGCCGGGCACACCACTGCGTGGTTGGTGCCGGTGATCGCACTGGGCCTGATCCCCACCGCCCTGGCCTACACCCTCGGCATCGTCGGGATCGCCAAACTC includes these proteins:
- the eccB gene encoding type VII secretion protein EccB — translated: MVRRSATRLQLSGHRFLLRRMAHALVRGDARMLDDPLRAQAVAYGAGCVLAAVAIGVCAALALVRPGSAPGDAPILMTRDTGALYVRIGDTVHPVLNLASARLIVGAPANPVVVDDAVIAKFRRGPLVGIPGAPTQIDRPLNLDESGWATCDVAEPTETVLVAGRAGPEISPLLSGQALLVSARAVGGSTYLLADGWRARVDLRDIAVVRALHLEGVSAQPVSQALLDSVPEAPALQAPTIPGVGTPGPAGLGGITVGTVIRVVRAGPAEFYVVLADGLQRIDRVAADVIRFGVAQPHDEPPVVPADVVADVPVAAGLAVARFPERVLPRGRAVVCARWDPRRPGPDTNTTVAMADSLPGGSMQLAQADGEGPNIDRTQIPAGRSVLLEAGSVIRGAAAGGPRYLLNDLGVLFGIRDGETAEQLGLGTSAVPAPWPMLAMLPRGPELNRDAASVVRDTVSGIRAAPA
- a CDS encoding CGNR zinc finger domain-containing protein, coding for MLFTYDTELTLRAAMVLVNTDRVEGEQLSDQADLNAYLDDFGWTGRRDRDDAELEAVRALRRRVGEIWAVADDEEETVRRVNALLSDTKAAPWLTRHKEMPEWHLHLASVDDPLAQRMGAEMAMALADLIRGGELRRLKICAAPDCEAVLTDLSRNRSRIFCDTGNCGNRQHVAAYRQRQRED
- a CDS encoding EamA family transporter, whose translation is MTAEAQLDRTTADNHFRLGLLFAVSSALAFGSSGPFAKALMESGWSPTAAVTARLAGGALMMAAFASVVRPGWIREVLGHAKTVVGYGLIPIAGAQLCYYNAVAHLSVGVALLLEYTAPILVVGWVWATTRHRPSAMTFGGVGVAIAGIVLVLDVFSGAQINLAGVTWGLAAAVCAACYFMMSNKASADGDGLSPISLAAGGLIVGTAAVALLGVTGVMPLIFTTNPVTIAGHTTAWLVPVIALGLIPTALAYTLGIVGIAKLKPRFASLVGLSEVLFAVLIAWIMLGEAMSVSQAIGGAVVLVGLAVARQGDRSEQANPETATQIELATWPDMALQETSERTID